One stretch of Akkermansia sp. RCC_12PD DNA includes these proteins:
- a CDS encoding aspartate:alanine exchanger family transporter encodes MFDILLNHNTLVLFGIIFFGIALGSIKIYGLNLGLSGVLFVALAAGHYRLAIPNGVGQLGLALFVYCVGLSAGNRFFSAIAKQGSKLAVMSAVIVGVSALFTCLCGIWFNVPAGISSGIFAGACTSTPALAAATESLPGASGSGVSIGYGIAYPFGVVGVVLFVQLLPRLLHFDLHKEARAMHAKQEASIISRLVRVNQPNLLGQNIADCKLLDGLHCMVTRVVRDGRLMPLTPEDTFREGTEVLIVGNSDTMPHDIAFLGEACENPYPMDSQKERRKLILTNKDYAGRKLRDLKTLRTDGVIISRISRLGFTFVPTGDTTLERNDVLTVVGSPENLTKYGEKIGHRSQDMNQTDLLSLGFGLSLGIILGLVNFSLGNGMGISLGIAGGPLIVALLLGHFGRLGPIVGYIPRPTRLLLQDLGLVFFLADAGIKGGADLVDTVATHGVAVFVMGIIVTCAGMFSGYFVGMKVFKMNILECLGGICGGMTSTPALGAIASKTDSQAPVVSYATAYPVALILMTIIAKVIIQTIGAVVGI; translated from the coding sequence ATGTTCGACATCCTGCTCAACCACAATACCCTGGTCCTTTTCGGAATCATCTTCTTCGGCATCGCCCTTGGCAGCATTAAAATATACGGCCTCAACCTCGGCCTTTCCGGCGTGCTCTTCGTGGCGCTTGCCGCCGGCCACTACCGGTTGGCCATTCCCAATGGAGTGGGGCAGCTTGGCCTGGCGCTCTTCGTGTACTGCGTGGGGCTGAGCGCAGGCAACCGCTTCTTTTCCGCCATCGCCAAGCAGGGCAGCAAACTGGCCGTGATGTCCGCCGTAATTGTGGGCGTTTCCGCTCTGTTCACCTGCCTGTGCGGCATCTGGTTCAATGTGCCCGCGGGTATTTCCTCCGGCATCTTCGCGGGGGCCTGCACCAGCACCCCGGCTCTTGCGGCCGCCACGGAAAGCCTGCCCGGAGCCTCCGGCAGCGGCGTCAGCATCGGCTACGGCATCGCCTATCCGTTCGGGGTCGTGGGCGTGGTTCTGTTCGTCCAGCTCCTGCCGCGCCTGCTGCACTTTGACCTGCACAAGGAGGCCAGGGCCATGCACGCCAAGCAGGAAGCCAGCATCATTTCCCGCCTGGTCCGCGTCAACCAGCCCAACCTGCTCGGCCAGAACATTGCGGACTGCAAGCTGCTGGACGGCCTGCACTGCATGGTGACCCGCGTGGTGCGCGACGGCAGGCTGATGCCTCTGACGCCGGAAGACACCTTCCGGGAAGGGACGGAAGTCCTCATCGTAGGCAACAGCGATACCATGCCGCACGACATCGCGTTCCTGGGGGAAGCCTGTGAAAACCCCTACCCCATGGACTCCCAGAAGGAACGCCGCAAGCTGATCCTGACCAACAAGGACTATGCGGGACGCAAGCTCCGCGACCTGAAAACCCTCCGTACGGACGGCGTCATCATCTCCCGCATCTCCCGGCTGGGGTTCACCTTTGTCCCCACGGGCGACACGACGCTGGAACGAAACGACGTGCTCACCGTCGTCGGTTCGCCGGAAAACCTCACCAAATACGGGGAAAAAATCGGACACCGCAGCCAGGACATGAATCAGACGGACCTCCTTTCCCTGGGATTCGGCCTGTCCCTCGGCATCATTCTGGGGCTGGTCAACTTCAGCCTGGGCAACGGCATGGGCATTTCGCTGGGAATTGCCGGCGGTCCGCTGATCGTCGCCCTGCTCCTCGGCCACTTCGGCCGCCTGGGCCCCATTGTGGGGTACATCCCACGCCCCACGCGCCTGCTTCTTCAAGACCTCGGCCTGGTCTTCTTCCTGGCGGATGCGGGCATCAAGGGCGGGGCGGACCTGGTGGACACGGTAGCCACCCACGGCGTGGCCGTCTTTGTGATGGGCATTATCGTCACCTGCGCGGGCATGTTCTCCGGCTACTTTGTCGGCATGAAAGTCTTCAAGATGAACATTCTTGAATGCCTGGGCGGCATCTGCGGCGGCATGACCTCCACTCCGGCCCTGGGCGCCATCGCCAGCAAAACGGATTCCCAGGCCCCGGTGGTCAGCTACGCCACCGCCTACCCCGTGGCTCTCATCCTGATGACCATCATCGCGAAGGT
- a CDS encoding anaerobic ribonucleoside-triphosphate reductase activating protein encodes MGTGRGIADITPLTLLDFPNKVACIFWLGGCNLFCQYCYNVSLVKNAASGTGGRTDYLDFLRDRVGFLDGVVLSGGECTLCPDLIPICREIRQLGFAIKIDTNGTRPSVVETLVEKGLCDYIALDYKAPAEQYGAITGRPGLFPFFSRTLDYLIASKIPFEVRTTVHPDLLTEDHVNTIIRDLTKRGYEGNYFVQNFYQTTQTLNSLPTPDRPFDRSRVDSSSLPVQFRNFDLGNGRN; translated from the coding sequence ATGGGAACGGGTCGGGGCATAGCGGACATCACGCCGCTCACCTTGCTGGACTTTCCCAACAAGGTGGCCTGCATCTTCTGGCTGGGAGGCTGTAATCTGTTTTGTCAGTACTGTTACAACGTCTCCCTGGTTAAAAATGCGGCCTCCGGAACCGGCGGACGAACGGACTACCTCGATTTCCTCAGAGATCGGGTGGGATTTCTGGACGGAGTGGTCCTGTCCGGAGGCGAATGCACGCTGTGTCCCGACCTTATTCCCATCTGCCGTGAAATCCGGCAACTCGGCTTCGCCATCAAAATAGACACCAACGGAACGCGGCCCTCCGTCGTGGAAACCCTGGTGGAAAAAGGGCTTTGCGACTACATTGCCCTGGACTACAAGGCCCCCGCCGAACAATACGGCGCTATCACGGGAAGGCCCGGCCTGTTTCCGTTCTTTTCCAGAACGCTGGACTATCTGATTGCCTCAAAAATCCCTTTCGAAGTCAGAACGACCGTGCACCCGGACCTGTTGACGGAAGATCACGTCAACACCATCATACGCGACTTGACAAAGCGGGGTTATGAAGGCAACTACTTCGTGCAAAATTTTTACCAGACCACACAAACGCTCAACTCTCTCCCCACGCCGGACCGCCCGTTTGACCGGAGCAGGGTGGATTCATCCTCCCTCCCCGTCCAATTCCGCAACTTCGACCTCGGCAACGGAAGAAACTGA
- a CDS encoding M42 family metallopeptidase: protein MNLELLRQVCATPGAPGFEDKIRDFIIQEVAPLVDAIRVDNMGSVIAIVEGKDTEKTMMAAAHMDEIGFMVRHIDDKGFIKFLPLGGFDAKTLTAQRVIVHGKKDLIGVMGVKPIHVMSPAERTKLPEVTDFFIDLGMSKEEVEKYVSVGDSVTRERDLVEMGDCVNVKSLDNRAGCYVLIEALRAIKASKKKPSCNFVAAFTVQEEVGLRGAQAGTLDILPDFSIALDVTIACDIPGTPAHDQVSRLGEGAAIKLYDGSIIADRRMVQFMKATAEANKIKWQVEMLPAGGTDAGAMQKFVPGGSIAGAISVPTRNVHQVIEMASKSDLDAAVDLLAACAMNVDKWDWSWNSVNQCQSVCGKPAKASKAAAKTDKAAAKKKKAK, encoded by the coding sequence ATGAATTTGGAACTGCTTCGTCAGGTTTGCGCAACTCCGGGCGCTCCGGGGTTTGAAGACAAAATCCGCGACTTCATCATTCAGGAAGTGGCGCCCCTCGTAGACGCCATACGCGTGGACAACATGGGCAGCGTGATCGCCATTGTGGAAGGCAAGGATACGGAAAAAACCATGATGGCCGCCGCCCACATGGACGAAATCGGCTTCATGGTCCGCCACATTGACGACAAGGGGTTCATCAAATTCCTGCCCCTGGGCGGATTTGACGCCAAGACGCTGACCGCCCAGCGCGTGATCGTACACGGGAAAAAGGACCTCATCGGCGTCATGGGCGTCAAGCCCATCCATGTGATGTCCCCCGCGGAACGCACCAAGCTTCCGGAAGTGACCGACTTTTTCATCGACCTGGGCATGAGCAAGGAGGAAGTGGAAAAATACGTCTCCGTGGGCGACTCCGTCACCCGCGAACGGGATCTGGTGGAAATGGGCGACTGCGTGAACGTCAAATCCCTGGACAACCGCGCCGGATGCTACGTACTCATTGAAGCCCTCCGCGCCATCAAGGCTTCCAAAAAGAAACCCTCCTGCAACTTCGTGGCCGCATTCACCGTGCAGGAGGAAGTGGGCCTGAGAGGCGCGCAGGCCGGCACGCTGGATATTCTGCCGGACTTCTCCATCGCGCTGGACGTCACCATCGCCTGCGACATTCCCGGCACCCCGGCGCACGACCAGGTCTCCCGCCTGGGCGAAGGCGCGGCCATCAAGCTCTATGACGGCTCCATCATCGCGGACCGCCGCATGGTTCAGTTCATGAAAGCCACCGCGGAAGCCAACAAGATCAAATGGCAGGTGGAAATGCTGCCCGCAGGCGGAACGGACGCCGGAGCCATGCAGAAATTCGTGCCCGGCGGCTCCATCGCCGGCGCCATCTCCGTTCCCACGCGCAACGTCCACCAGGTCATTGAAATGGCCAGCAAGAGCGATCTGGATGCGGCCGTGGACCTGCTGGCCGCCTGCGCCATGAATGTGGACAAATGGGACTGGTCCTGGAATTCCGTCAATCAATGCCAGAGCGTCTGCGGCAAACCGGCCAAGGCATCCAAGGCCGCTGCCAAGACCGACAAAGCCGCCGCCAAGAAAAAGAAGGCCAAGTAA
- a CDS encoding ribonucleoside triphosphate reductase → MATSIIKRSGKKEPYQGYKIEEAIKKAFHSSGTVYNRAIYEEVEAKLGHQDNATVEEIQDLIERALFRCGYFETAKAFITYRFLHKMQREQIAGLYSGNTYVDCKLTVEEYIGQSDWRIAANSNTTYSNAGLINNTAGKVIANYWLDQVYSAREGTAHREGDYHIHDLDCLTGYCAGWSLRNLLNEGFNGVRSRVNSRPPRHFREALGQMANFLGILQSEWAGAQAFSSFDTFLAPYVFKDQADFTRIKKDIRSFVYNLNVPSRWGQSPFTNVTIDWTVPRDLQDQAPFSGGEHLFEGVEDPALLLLAKERGVNSLTELTYKHFQKEMNLINKAFYEVLTEGDSTGQPFTFPIPTVNITEDFDWEGENVPLLFENAAKIGSSYFQNFIGSQYTVNENGERVPDERAYKPDAVRSMCCRLQLDLRELLKRGGGLFGSAEMTGSIGVVTINLARLGYLFKQNREALFARLGELLDLAKSCLEKKRAFVQEMYDRGLYPYTRRYLPTFRNHFSTIGVNGMNELLRNFSNDTMDITTEEGRKFAEEILEFIRLRMQEYQEETGNLYNLEATPAEGTTHRFAREDQKRYPDIIQAGPVGQRYYTNSSQLPVGHTSDLFRALQLQDELQCCYTGGTVFHMYMNEAISSPEACRDIVRKVLTRFRMPYLTVTPLFSVCEKHGYLRGEHQYCPFCDEELLRLHRHE, encoded by the coding sequence ATGGCGACAAGCATCATCAAACGTTCCGGAAAGAAGGAACCATATCAGGGCTACAAGATCGAGGAAGCCATTAAAAAGGCGTTCCACAGTTCCGGCACTGTTTACAACCGCGCCATTTATGAAGAGGTGGAGGCCAAGCTGGGCCACCAGGACAACGCAACCGTGGAGGAAATCCAGGACCTGATTGAACGGGCTCTGTTCCGCTGCGGATATTTTGAAACCGCCAAGGCTTTCATCACCTACCGCTTCCTGCACAAGATGCAGCGCGAACAGATTGCCGGCCTGTATTCCGGCAATACGTATGTGGACTGCAAGCTGACGGTGGAGGAATACATCGGCCAGAGCGACTGGCGCATCGCCGCCAACTCCAACACCACATATTCCAATGCCGGGCTGATCAACAACACCGCTGGCAAGGTGATCGCCAACTATTGGCTGGACCAAGTCTATTCCGCACGGGAAGGCACCGCCCATCGGGAAGGGGACTACCACATTCACGACCTGGACTGCCTGACGGGCTACTGCGCGGGCTGGAGCCTGCGCAACCTTCTGAATGAAGGGTTCAACGGCGTGCGCAGCCGCGTAAACAGCCGGCCTCCCCGCCACTTCCGGGAAGCCCTGGGCCAGATGGCCAATTTCCTGGGCATTCTGCAGAGCGAATGGGCCGGAGCCCAGGCGTTCAGCTCCTTTGATACTTTCCTGGCCCCTTACGTTTTCAAGGACCAGGCGGACTTCACCCGCATCAAGAAGGACATCCGCAGCTTCGTGTACAACCTGAATGTACCTTCCCGCTGGGGGCAGTCCCCCTTCACCAACGTAACGATCGACTGGACTGTTCCGCGCGACCTTCAGGACCAGGCCCCTTTCAGTGGCGGAGAACACCTGTTTGAAGGAGTGGAAGACCCCGCCCTGCTCCTCCTAGCGAAGGAACGCGGGGTGAACAGTCTGACTGAATTGACCTACAAGCACTTCCAGAAGGAAATGAACCTGATCAACAAGGCCTTCTATGAAGTGCTCACGGAAGGCGACAGCACGGGGCAGCCCTTCACGTTCCCCATTCCCACGGTCAACATCACGGAAGACTTCGACTGGGAAGGGGAAAACGTCCCGCTCCTGTTTGAAAATGCTGCCAAGATAGGCTCCTCCTACTTCCAGAACTTCATCGGCAGCCAGTACACTGTCAATGAAAACGGGGAACGCGTGCCTGACGAACGGGCCTACAAGCCGGACGCCGTGCGTTCCATGTGCTGCCGCCTCCAGCTGGACCTGCGGGAACTGCTCAAGCGCGGCGGCGGCCTGTTCGGCTCCGCGGAAATGACCGGTTCCATCGGAGTGGTGACCATCAACCTGGCGCGCCTGGGCTACCTTTTCAAACAGAACCGGGAAGCTCTGTTCGCACGGCTGGGGGAACTGCTGGACCTGGCCAAATCCTGCCTGGAAAAAAAGCGTGCTTTCGTTCAGGAAATGTATGACCGCGGCCTGTACCCCTACACCAGGCGCTACCTGCCCACCTTCCGCAACCACTTTTCCACCATCGGCGTCAACGGCATGAACGAACTGCTGCGCAACTTCTCCAATGACACCATGGATATCACCACGGAAGAAGGCAGAAAGTTCGCGGAAGAAATCCTGGAGTTCATCCGCCTCCGCATGCAGGAATACCAGGAGGAAACGGGCAACCTCTACAACCTGGAAGCCACGCCCGCGGAAGGCACCACGCACCGCTTCGCCCGGGAGGACCAGAAACGCTACCCGGACATCATCCAGGCGGGCCCCGTGGGCCAGCGCTATTACACCAACAGTTCCCAGCTCCCCGTGGGCCATACGAGCGACTTGTTCCGGGCACTCCAGCTCCAGGACGAACTCCAGTGCTGCTACACCGGCGGAACCGTCTTTCACATGTACATGAATGAAGCCATCAGTTCTCCGGAAGCCTGCCGGGACATCGTCCGCAAAGTGCTGACCCGTTTCCGCATGCCGTACCTGACCGTCACCCCGCTTTTTTCCGTCTGCGAGAAACACGGCTATCTGCGCGGGGAGCACCAGTACTGTCCCTTCTGCGACGAGGAGCTGCTCCGCCTTCACAGACACGAATAA
- a CDS encoding phosphoethanolamine transferase, giving the protein MAIPRTTTDSPARHLAKQHVWTAVLQALRAAFVPRRMRCLWAASLVAALVVNPYVLNDGQSVLMSCMGIVCSTSLLCGVILLCGVILLCLKYRFTAYAVLPAVILFNAGLYMMQMRYGVTLSLSVLASIAETNFQEACAFCTAGSIAGTLLLAGFIYLAIYWSRRSLHQTATWAALACIWSLYGVSLLLSIPAVSCSAEPLYLYYTSDKAMGWPLVDFVMAHKLVNEYVANDARQFNLLQELPSCAEPLSHCDAPDNLVVVFHMGESVRADHLPLNGYHRNTMPLLSREPNVVSFPHATSFGIVTRISAIGMFTDAELERRQPGHSSFIDLFNKHGFKSIRIMDLNGDSVHDYSLGILTRNCRVQKQTPPLHRTPDMMQERTSLVMEGCLGEYGNARQLYVIYNEGSHMAFSYPEKAARFTPARCNMDDPKAHLDETINAYDNSIVDLDASVHRMISRLKDRPAIYFYCSDHGVALGEKGKMFQGHTLPCVYRPAMFVWYSDAFAARYPDMVRALKANRLKAVSHDHIFHTLLSLAAIRSETVRPELNLAAPQAKETAVPIQPEVLADWQPFATATAASL; this is encoded by the coding sequence ATGGCAATACCCCGGACAACTACCGACTCTCCGGCACGGCACCTTGCAAAACAACACGTATGGACGGCGGTTTTGCAGGCTTTGCGTGCCGCGTTCGTACCCCGCCGCATGCGCTGCCTGTGGGCGGCCAGCCTCGTAGCGGCACTGGTGGTCAATCCATATGTACTCAATGACGGTCAAAGCGTGCTGATGAGCTGCATGGGGATTGTCTGCTCCACCAGCCTGCTCTGCGGCGTCATCCTGCTCTGCGGCGTCATCCTGCTCTGCCTGAAATACCGCTTCACGGCTTACGCCGTTCTTCCGGCCGTCATCCTGTTCAATGCGGGCCTGTACATGATGCAAATGCGGTACGGAGTGACCCTGAGCCTCTCCGTCCTGGCCAGCATCGCAGAAACCAATTTCCAGGAAGCCTGCGCCTTCTGCACGGCCGGCTCCATAGCGGGAACGCTGCTGCTGGCCGGCTTTATCTACCTGGCCATCTACTGGAGCCGCCGTTCCCTTCACCAGACGGCCACATGGGCCGCCCTTGCCTGCATCTGGAGCCTTTACGGCGTTTCCCTTCTTTTGAGCATCCCGGCCGTTTCCTGCAGTGCGGAACCCCTTTACCTCTATTATACTTCCGACAAGGCGATGGGCTGGCCGCTGGTGGATTTTGTAATGGCTCACAAGCTGGTCAACGAGTACGTTGCAAATGACGCCAGGCAGTTCAACCTGCTCCAGGAGCTTCCCTCCTGCGCGGAGCCGCTTTCCCATTGCGATGCGCCGGACAACCTGGTCGTCGTCTTCCACATGGGCGAGAGCGTCCGGGCCGACCATCTCCCTCTCAACGGCTACCACCGCAATACAATGCCTCTGCTCTCCCGTGAGCCCAATGTCGTTTCCTTCCCCCACGCTACCTCCTTCGGCATCGTTACGCGCATTTCCGCCATCGGCATGTTTACGGATGCGGAACTGGAGCGGCGCCAGCCCGGCCATTCCTCCTTTATTGACCTTTTCAACAAGCACGGCTTCAAATCCATCCGCATCATGGACCTGAACGGGGATTCCGTGCACGACTATTCCCTGGGCATCCTGACCCGGAACTGCCGGGTGCAGAAACAAACGCCGCCGCTTCACCGGACACCGGACATGATGCAGGAGCGCACTTCCCTGGTAATGGAGGGATGTCTGGGAGAGTACGGGAACGCCAGACAACTGTACGTCATTTACAACGAGGGCAGCCACATGGCGTTTTCCTATCCGGAAAAAGCCGCCCGTTTCACTCCGGCCCGCTGCAACATGGACGACCCCAAGGCGCATCTGGATGAAACGATCAATGCCTACGACAATTCCATCGTGGACCTTGACGCCTCCGTGCACCGCATGATCAGCCGGCTGAAAGACCGGCCCGCTATTTATTTCTACTGTTCCGACCACGGCGTGGCCCTGGGAGAAAAAGGGAAAATGTTCCAGGGCCACACTCTCCCCTGTGTTTACCGCCCTGCCATGTTCGTCTGGTATTCGGACGCTTTCGCCGCGCGTTACCCGGACATGGTGCGCGCCCTGAAGGCCAACCGCCTGAAAGCCGTTTCACACGACCATATTTTCCATACCCTCCTGTCCCTGGCGGCCATCCGCTCAGAGACCGTGCGGCCGGAATTGAACCTGGCCGCCCCGCAGGCAAAAGAAACCGCCGTTCCCATCCAGCCGGAAGTGCTGGCGGACTGGCAGCCGTTCGCAACGGCCACGGCAGCCAGCCTGTGA
- the nrdD gene encoding anaerobic ribonucleoside-triphosphate reductase has protein sequence MTKQEILSKYAQDRTRCTVYTRVMGYHRPVETFNAGKQGEFHDRVHFVEPDAPCNCSPRTEQPR, from the coding sequence ATGACCAAACAGGAAATACTAAGCAAATACGCCCAGGACCGCACCCGCTGCACCGTGTACACGCGCGTCATGGGCTACCACCGCCCCGTGGAAACCTTCAATGCCGGCAAGCAGGGCGAATTCCATGACCGCGTCCACTTCGTTGAACCGGACGCTCCCTGCAACTGTTCCCCTCGTACGGAACAGCCACGTTAA
- a CDS encoding glycoside hydrolase family 88 protein has protein sequence MSVFRVASGAPADWKEKTIKENLELVAAWQIAHPVKRSHLHWTYGAFYSGLMQYALANPQSMKLQTVRTVGEGSQWGILKRPYHADDHAIGHAWMEMAMEDENPAAAEKIRAVLDKVMARPSSASLEFQTPGCQDRWCWSDALFMAPPVFAKLAAYTGDRRYLEFMDREYKAAYDYLFDKKEGLFYRDSRYFTIPAANGKKMFWSRGNGWVIAGLPMILQDMPQDWPTRHFYVDLLKRMAAALKKCQSPDGSWHASLMDPAEPPLKEMSGTLFIMYGMMWGVNQGYLDEKEYLPVIRKAWQAACGAVNAEGALGWVQPIADKPGHYSGNDTEVYGSGAYLLAGCELRKWVIRQDHPRRKTVSVTNPLNVFRPRETVSVPWNPGKGRDSSRLRVFDVRNGCVIVHQLADTDGDGRMDTLLFQSNFRAGASRDFWILENSSLDAAPVEGVCFSRHVPERLDDFAWENDRTAHRIYGPAVSRPAPEGEGLVSSGTDVWSKKAGVPVINEFYKKGDYHRDHGNGLDMYNVGPGRGCGGIAVFRDGKAHVSGNWAKVRTLYNGPVQTAFEVSYAPWNVGGGMKAVETRKVTLDAGSHFTRVRSSVTLNGGNSSEIRVGAGLDTGKKRNSYEVVTADREAGIMAAWSRPKEDNGCFGTAVMVPWAPDGAAEDGEGCSYWTRSMKSGNSFDWYMGAVWSKASPVKSAEQWEKEVRRVRDCIRTPLQVKVR, from the coding sequence TTGTCCGTATTCAGAGTTGCTTCCGGCGCTCCTGCGGACTGGAAGGAAAAAACCATCAAGGAAAATCTTGAACTTGTAGCAGCCTGGCAGATAGCCCATCCTGTCAAGCGTTCCCATTTGCATTGGACCTATGGGGCATTTTATTCCGGCCTGATGCAGTATGCCCTGGCCAATCCGCAGAGCATGAAGCTTCAAACCGTGAGGACGGTCGGGGAAGGCAGCCAATGGGGCATTCTGAAACGGCCTTACCATGCGGATGACCATGCGATCGGCCATGCCTGGATGGAAATGGCCATGGAGGATGAAAACCCCGCCGCCGCCGAAAAGATCCGGGCCGTTCTGGATAAGGTGATGGCCCGGCCCTCTTCCGCTTCCCTTGAATTCCAGACGCCCGGATGCCAGGACCGCTGGTGCTGGTCGGACGCCCTGTTCATGGCGCCCCCCGTATTCGCGAAGCTGGCGGCCTATACCGGGGACCGCCGGTATCTGGAGTTCATGGACCGGGAATACAAGGCCGCATACGATTATTTGTTCGATAAGAAGGAAGGCCTGTTTTACCGGGATTCCCGCTACTTCACCATTCCGGCGGCCAACGGGAAAAAGATGTTCTGGAGCCGCGGAAACGGCTGGGTAATTGCCGGACTGCCGATGATTCTGCAGGACATGCCGCAGGACTGGCCCACACGTCACTTTTACGTGGACCTGCTCAAGCGCATGGCGGCGGCATTGAAGAAATGCCAGTCTCCCGACGGCTCCTGGCACGCCAGCCTGATGGACCCCGCCGAACCGCCCTTGAAGGAAATGAGCGGCACCCTTTTTATCATGTACGGGATGATGTGGGGCGTGAACCAGGGTTATCTGGATGAAAAGGAATATTTGCCCGTTATCCGGAAGGCATGGCAGGCGGCCTGCGGCGCCGTGAATGCGGAGGGAGCGCTGGGCTGGGTGCAGCCGATCGCGGACAAGCCGGGTCATTATTCCGGGAATGATACGGAAGTGTACGGTTCCGGAGCCTATCTGCTGGCCGGCTGCGAACTGCGCAAATGGGTGATTCGTCAAGATCATCCGCGTCGGAAAACCGTTTCCGTCACCAATCCCTTGAATGTTTTCCGACCCCGGGAAACGGTGTCCGTTCCGTGGAATCCCGGAAAAGGGCGGGATTCTTCCCGGCTGCGCGTGTTTGATGTGCGCAACGGCTGCGTGATCGTTCACCAGCTGGCGGATACCGACGGAGACGGCAGGATGGACACCCTGCTGTTCCAGAGCAATTTCCGCGCGGGAGCGTCCCGCGATTTCTGGATTCTGGAGAATTCCTCCCTGGATGCCGCTCCTGTGGAAGGGGTGTGCTTCAGTCGTCATGTGCCGGAGCGGCTGGACGATTTTGCGTGGGAAAACGACCGTACGGCCCACCGTATTTACGGTCCGGCAGTTTCCAGGCCTGCGCCGGAGGGGGAGGGGCTTGTTTCCAGCGGAACGGACGTATGGAGCAAGAAGGCAGGGGTGCCTGTAATTAATGAATTTTACAAGAAGGGAGATTATCACCGTGACCACGGCAACGGACTGGACATGTACAATGTGGGGCCCGGACGCGGATGCGGCGGCATTGCCGTATTCAGAGACGGGAAAGCCCATGTTTCCGGCAACTGGGCCAAGGTACGGACCCTGTACAACGGACCTGTTCAGACCGCTTTTGAAGTAAGTTACGCGCCGTGGAACGTGGGAGGAGGAATGAAGGCTGTCGAGACCAGGAAGGTGACTCTGGATGCCGGAAGCCATTTCACAAGGGTAAGAAGTTCCGTGACTCTGAACGGGGGCAATTCTTCGGAAATCCGAGTCGGTGCTGGCCTGGATACCGGGAAGAAAAGGAACAGTTATGAAGTTGTCACGGCGGACCGTGAAGCCGGAATCATGGCCGCATGGAGCAGGCCCAAGGAGGATAACGGCTGTTTCGGAACCGCTGTTATGGTGCCGTGGGCGCCGGATGGCGCCGCGGAGGATGGAGAGGGATGCTCCTACTGGACCCGCTCCATGAAGAGCGGGAATTCCTTTGACTGGTACATGGGGGCGGTATGGAGCAAGGCTTCTCCCGTCAAGTCCGCTGAACAATGGGAAAAAGAGGTGCGCCGCGTCCGCGATTGCATCCGGACTCCGCTCCAGGTAAAAGTGCGTTGA
- a CDS encoding rubrerythrin family protein: protein MTKTIENLKAAIIGESTASATYAAYAAKAAQEGQPLIQKLFEAASKAESVHAANHNKVLEKLGASMDPFDIQIHVGTTAENLKAAIAGETHEFESMYPEFIAAAEEEGQKAAVRSFTWATEAEKEHAEFYAAALQALENGDTSALPGQYWICLVCGDTFKSLEGVEACPLCGTKAEKFLVIG from the coding sequence ATGACCAAGACCATAGAAAATCTGAAAGCCGCCATTATTGGCGAAAGCACCGCCTCCGCCACTTATGCGGCCTATGCAGCCAAAGCTGCCCAGGAAGGGCAGCCTCTCATCCAGAAACTGTTTGAAGCTGCTTCCAAGGCTGAATCCGTCCATGCCGCCAACCACAACAAGGTACTGGAAAAACTCGGAGCCAGCATGGACCCCTTTGACATCCAGATTCATGTGGGCACTACGGCGGAAAACCTGAAAGCCGCCATTGCCGGGGAAACCCATGAATTTGAAAGCATGTATCCGGAATTCATCGCCGCAGCGGAGGAAGAAGGGCAGAAGGCCGCCGTCCGTTCCTTCACCTGGGCCACGGAAGCGGAAAAGGAACATGCCGAATTTTACGCCGCCGCCCTCCAGGCCCTGGAAAACGGAGACACCAGCGCCCTGCCCGGACAATACTGGATCTGCCTTGTGTGCGGGGACACCTTCAAATCTCTGGAAGGTGTGGAAGCCTGCCCCCTCTGCGGCACCAAGGCTGAAAAATTCCTCGTCATTGGATAA